CGTCGGCGGTGAACGGGTTGCCGTTGTGGAACTCCACGCCCTTGCGCAGGTGGAAGCGCCATTTTGTGTCGGACAGCGTTTCCCAGCTTTCTGCCAACGCCGGCTCGATCTTGAGTTCCTTGTTCCAGCGGACAAGGCCTTCATAGACGTTGCCGATCAGGCTGAGCGTGAAGTCCTCGCGCGCCGCGTGAGGGTCCATCGAACTGATTTCCTGCGATTCAGCGAACCGCAGCGTCTTGGCTTCAGCCGTGCTGACGGCGAGGCCGGCGCACGAGGCGAGGAGAAGTAGTTTCAGATAACGGTTCATAGGCTGTTCCCACACAGTTCTTGATTGTTGGACTTCCGTTGTCTCGTTCGGGCGTCGGCATGCCGATGGCCAGGGCGTCGAGCGTGCCGAAAGCCGCCGCATCCATCGGGTTCGAGAGCTGGTTCAACAGGGCTGCGTGGCCGGCGTGGCAGGAACGAAACTGCGATCCTCTCATCCCCCGAGGTTCGGGGAATGCCCATTTCGATCCGTTCTGATCTCGAGCACTTGTCACTTGGAGCCCAGCCTGTTGGGAGCCGACAGGAGGGATGATTTCACATCGAATACGCTTCGTCTACAGTGTTGTATGCGTAAAATGGCATCAATTGTATACAAATTATGCCTGAAATTTGAGCGGCACGGCAGCGGCATGGGCGTGGCGAAGCCAGCGCCGCTCGCAACGGGCGACGCTATCGAAATCGACGGCCATGGTCAGACCGCGGCAGCGCCTTTCGGGGGCGGCCGTCCTGTCGTCAGAGCGTGGTGCCACCCTGGTGAATGAAACAGGCGGCGGATGTGCCGCCTGCTTCGGCGAGCCTCGGAAGTTCGCTGCGGCAGCGGTCTCCGGCCTTGGGGCAGCGCGGATTGAAGGCGCAGCCATCGGGCCAGTTGCCGAGGCGCGGCATCGAGCCATCGATCTGGGCAAGGCGGTCGGCCTTGCGGTTGAGCGAGGGGATCGAGGCCATCAGGCCCGCCGTGTAGGGATGGCGCGGCCGATGGATGACCTCGTCGACCGGCCCGATCTCGACGACACGGCCGGCATACATCACCGCCACCCGGTCGGCGGTCTCGGCAATGACACCCATGTCGTGGGTGACGAGCATGATCGCCGTTCCGCGTGTCGCCGCAAGCCGTTTCAACAAGCCAATGATCTGGGCCTGGACCGAGACGTCGAGGGCTGTGGTCGGCTCATCGGCGATGATCAGCTCGGGCTCGCCGGCAAGTGCCAGCGCTATGACGATGCGCTGGCGCATGCCGCCCGAAAACTGGTGCGGATATTGGCTGAAGCGGTTCTCCGGATCGGCGATGCCGACCTCGCGCAGCAATTGCAGCGCCTTGGCGCGTGCCGTCTGGGCATTGCCTGGATGATGCGCCCGGATGGTTTCGGTCAGCTGGCGCCCGACGGTGAAGAGTGGGTCGAGGCTGGTCAGCGGATCCTGGAAGATCGCGCCGATATGGCGGCCGCGCAGCTTGCGCTGTTCGGCCTGCGGCAGGTCGTCGATGCGCTGACCGGAGAGATGGACGGTGCCGCCGGCAATCCGTCCGGGCGGCTGCAAAAGCCCGATCAGGGCGCTTCCGGTCAACGACTTGCCGGCGCCGGATTCGCCGACGACGCCGAGGATTTCGCCCTGGCCGATGCTGAAGGAGACGTCGTCGACCGCGACAAGCGAGCGGTGGCGCAGTGGAAACTCGATGCGCAGATTGTGTACATCAAGAACGGCTCCAGTTTGCGCCGCCGGTCTCGGCTCAAAGGCCAGTCCAGTCATTGGAACACCGCCGTCCGTTCAAGGGTTGTGCCAAGGGAAAAGGCATGTTCCAAGCGGGAACGGCAGAGGATAGAATACATACCAAGTCCTCCCTATGCCCAATTCACCAGGATCGTGACATGCTACGCGAGCCCCGCGCTTCGAAGACCGCCGTTTCGCCGAGCCAGATCGGCAAGACCAGGAAGCGCGGTGGACCAACCGACGAGCACATTCACGGCGAAATCTACGCGGCGATCATCAATCACCAGATCCGTCCGGCGACGCCGCTGCAGGAAGATGCGCTGGCGACTGCCTTCGGCGTCAGCCGCACCATCATCCGCAAGGTGCTGCAGCGGCTGTCGCACGAGAAGCTCGTCGACCTGATTCCCAACAAGGGTGCCTTCGTCGCCAAGCCCTCGATCGAGGAGGCACGACAGGTGTTCGAGGCGCGGCGCGGCGTGGAATGCATTCTCGCAGAAAAGCTCGCCTCGACGATCACCAAGGAAGATGTCGATCGGCTGACGGCCATGGTGAGCGCCGAGGCGGAGGCAGTCGAGCAAGACAGCAAACATAGGCGGCTGCAGCTCTCCGGGGATTTTCATCGTGAACTCGCCTCGCTTGCCGGAAACGAGGTGCTGCGCGACTTCGTCCACGAGCTGGTGTCGCGGACGTCGCTGATCATTGCGCTGTACGAGTCGCCGGGTGCTGTGCCGTGCTCGTACAGCGAGCACAAGGAGATCGTGGACGCCTTGAAGCGGCGGGACGGCAAGAAAGCTGCGCAGTACATGGACCACCATCTCCGTCATATCGAGGCTCAGATCGACCTGTCCGACCACCCCGTGCGCGTCGACTTCAAGACGCTGTTCAAACCCTTGGCCTAACTGACCTTTCTCGATTTTTCAGTGCTTGCGAGACGCGTATCGGGTGCATATCCGGCGAGCTTGCCGCGATAGGTCTTGGGCAGTGGATAGGCAAGGTCGCCGCGCTTGGACGTCTTCAGGCCCATGCCGACGATGGCCTCGGCGAACTTGACGCCGGCCACGACGCCGTCGATGACGGGCACCTGCAGCCGTTCTTCGAGATAATGCGCGAGATCAGCCATGCCGGCGCAGCCGAGCACGATTGCTTCGGAACGGTCTTCGGATAGAGCCCTCTCGCACTCGGCAAGGATGATCGCGCGGGCGTTCGATTCCGGCTTTTCCAGCTCCAGCACCGGAACGTCGGTGGCGCGCACGCGGCGGCAATGATGCTGCATGCCATAGTTGCGGACCAGCTGTTCGGCAATGATGCGGGTGCGTTCGAGCGTCGTCACCACTGAAAAGCCGGTGGCGACGAAGCTTGCCGCGTGCATGGCGGCTTCTGCAATGCCGAACACCGGCGCACCCGTGATCTCGCGCGCCGCAAGCAGGCCGGGATCGCCAAAGCAGGCAATGATGTAGGCGTCGGCGGCCGGCCCATCCATGATCTCGTCGACAAGGCCGATGATGCTCATCGCTTCGTCGTAGTGACCTTCGATCGAGGCGGCGCCGGAGCGGGAGGTCACCGCCAGGATCTCGGTTGCCGGTGCTGCAACCGCCCGCGCCGCATCACCGATGAGATCGGTCATCGACTGGGTGGTGTTGGGATTGATGAGCTTAATTCTCATGCGATCCTCTGAAGCCGCTGGCCTCGCCGGGTGCCGGTAATTCCCGGTTTTGAATTGTATACTATCATGTATTCGTATTGGATGTAATTTGCTATTGTCAACACGGTATCAGGCTATTCTGAGGGATAGATGAAAACGAGTGGCCGCCCGTCGCAGGACTGAAGGCAGCTGGTTTGCGCCCGGACGCGCGGACTGCCGCAGTTGGCGGCACAAGCATTTGAAGGATTTGGGATTTTGCTTTCACTGCAGTGGGCTGCATCTGACAGCCAGTTATTGCATGGTTTTCCGGAGCGGCTAGCGCATCAGGAAGCTGTCTTAATTGTATACATATCTAAAATTGCAGCTTCGGGCGAGAACAGAGCTAGAAACCGCAGGCAAGGCATTCGAGGCCGTTCCTGTAGAGATATTCGGCCTTCCAATAGTGCGGGTCGTTGACGACGGCGTATTCGACATCCGTCGTCATGACGTATTTCTTCCTGAATGGCCGCGCCAGCATGACGAACAGGCGGCAGTCAGGCGGCCAGTCGCCGACCGAGAGAATGCTGTTTCCCCTTGATAGCTCCGACAACAGGATTGCCTGCAACGGCGGCGCCATTTGTGGCAGGTCGGGCATCGGTGGGCTCCACAGATTGCCGGATGACGTTGACCGGCCGAATGCTAGCCGGCAAGTTGGCGCGTCGGGAAGGTAGTGCGTTCAAGCAAGCGCCTGCAAGCTACTGCGGCAAGGCGCTGGCTTTTCTCGTCTCGCGTGGGAGTTCGCCGAACTCGTGCCGGTACTCGGCGGCGAAGCGGCCGAAATGGGTGAAGCCCCATTTCAGCGCGACGTCGGTAACGCTCGCTTCGCCCGCCACGAGGTCGAAACGGGCACGGCGCATGCGCTCGCGTGTCAGCGCGCGGATGGGCGAGATGCCGAAGGCGTTGCGATAGGCCAGTTGCAGTGTCCTGGGGGCGACGCCGGCGGCTTCGGCGATCTCATGCAGACCGATGGGTGCCGCGACATTGGCGCGGATGAATTCTTCTGCCCGCTTCAGGTGGCGAGGGGCCGCACCCGGCCTGTGCTCATTGAAGAACAGGCTCATATTGTTGGGCTGGTTGCGCAGAAACAGTTCGAGCAGGTGCTGCTCATGCAGCACGTTGTGCAGGCCCGGGCCGTGCAGCGGGGTCTTTGCGTCGGCAGCATGGAACAGCGAGTTGGCAAGGCGCCGCCATGCCTGCATCTCGGGTCGGGAAAAATCGATCAGAGGATCGAAGATCAGCGGACCCGATATGTCGCGGTCGAGCACGCGCATGGCAAAGGCATGCAGCGGCGCCTTTCGCACCTGGACGAGCAACTGGGCGCAGCCCTGCCACCATTTCATCCTTGTCGCCAGGTCGGCGTTGAGGACGGAGGCGACGCTGCGGTCGGTCAGAAACTCGCGTGTGCCGTTGCGGACGGTGGCTGCACCGGAGATCGGCATCTGGATCAGGTAGAAGTCGCCGAGTTCGCCCGGATCGATCAGCACATCGGCGCCATAGCTGATGTAGTTCAACGAGATCATCTCGCCGGGCGCATGATTATGCGTGACGCGAAAAGCTTTCCGTTCACCGATGATGTCCAGTCGGTGATTGCAAAACTTCTGGGCGACCCGCTCCCTGGCGCAGTCGAGATCGTTCGACTGAAACAAGACATGGTCTGAAAGCGGTACCCTAAGGACGGACGCCTCTTCCATCAGCATTCTGGCAGACTAGCACCGATCCTCCAGCTGCCAATGAAAATGAGCGGCAGTAGGTCGCGCCGGCAGCATTTTTGCGCTTTCTGGATAGTCATCGCGCATTCCGGCTAGTGCTTTGGGGATACCCGCAGCAATATCTGCGTGGAACAAATGAAAGGGTCGCCTCGGGCAGGCCCTTCGAAAGCAAAGGGAGCATCACATGAGCAATGAACTCGCCAAGGGCATCACGCGCCAGGGCACCGGCTATGCCGGCAAGACCTGGAACATCCTTGGTCAGGTCTACTTCCCGAAGGCGGTGTGCGACGCCACCTTCGCCTTCGAGACCAACAGCGAACCGGGCCAGTTCGTGCCGGTGCACATCCATCCGAACCAGGAAGAGTTCATCCTGGTGCAGGAAGGCGAACTGGACCTCAAGCTTGACGGTGAATGGGTCAAGGCCAAGGCGGGCGACCTGGTGCGCATGCCCCGAGGCATTCCGCATGGCTACTTCAACAAGTCGGACAAGCCGACCAAGGCCCTGTTCTGGGTGTCGCCGGCAGGCATGCTGGAAGAGCTGTTCAACCGGCTCGACAATCTCGCCGACCCGGCCGAGGTGGTAAAGGTCTCGGCCCAGCACGAAGTCAACTTCCTGCCGCCCGAAGCCAACGACTAAGGCTGCCAGATCCCAACCAGGGCATCTGCCTGACGCACGCGACAAGCATCGCGTGCGACGGCAGGCACATGTCCTGATGAACCGGAATCCTGGCGAACAAGGAACAACGACATGGTCGAGAAGAAGAAAGTCTGCGTCATTGGCGCCGGCGTGAGCGGGCTTGCGGCAGCACACGCCTTCAGGCAACGCGGTCATGACGTCGAGATCGTCGAGCGTGGCAACGATCTGGGCGGTGTCTGGGAACCATCGCGATCCTATCCCGATGTGCAGACGCAAAGCCCGAAGGATCTCTATCGCTACACTTCGATGCCGATGCCGGAGAATTATCCGGAATGGCCGAAAGGCACGCAGGTCCAGGCCTATCTCAAGAGCTATGCCGAACAAAACGGGCTCGTGCCGCTGATCCGCTATTGCACCAAGGTTGTTTCCATGCAGCGGCGCAATGGCGCCAAAGGCTGGACTGTCGAGCTGGAGTTCGGCGACGGCACGACGACCACTGAGGATTTTGATTTCGTCGCCGTCTGCACCGGAAATTTCAGCGAGAAACGCGAACTCGTGCATCCAGGCCAGGACGAGTTCGTCGC
The nucleotide sequence above comes from Aminobacter aminovorans. Encoded proteins:
- a CDS encoding GntR family transcriptional regulator, which translates into the protein MLREPRASKTAVSPSQIGKTRKRGGPTDEHIHGEIYAAIINHQIRPATPLQEDALATAFGVSRTIIRKVLQRLSHEKLVDLIPNKGAFVAKPSIEEARQVFEARRGVECILAEKLASTITKEDVDRLTAMVSAEAEAVEQDSKHRRLQLSGDFHRELASLAGNEVLRDFVHELVSRTSLIIALYESPGAVPCSYSEHKEIVDALKRRDGKKAAQYMDHHLRHIEAQIDLSDHPVRVDFKTLFKPLA
- a CDS encoding ABC transporter ATP-binding protein, whose translation is MTGLAFEPRPAAQTGAVLDVHNLRIEFPLRHRSLVAVDDVSFSIGQGEILGVVGESGAGKSLTGSALIGLLQPPGRIAGGTVHLSGQRIDDLPQAEQRKLRGRHIGAIFQDPLTSLDPLFTVGRQLTETIRAHHPGNAQTARAKALQLLREVGIADPENRFSQYPHQFSGGMRQRIVIALALAGEPELIIADEPTTALDVSVQAQIIGLLKRLAATRGTAIMLVTHDMGVIAETADRVAVMYAGRVVEIGPVDEVIHRPRHPYTAGLMASIPSLNRKADRLAQIDGSMPRLGNWPDGCAFNPRCPKAGDRCRSELPRLAEAGGTSAACFIHQGGTTL
- a CDS encoding aspartate/glutamate racemase family protein, with amino-acid sequence MRIKLINPNTTQSMTDLIGDAARAVAAPATEILAVTSRSGAASIEGHYDEAMSIIGLVDEIMDGPAADAYIIACFGDPGLLAAREITGAPVFGIAEAAMHAASFVATGFSVVTTLERTRIIAEQLVRNYGMQHHCRRVRATDVPVLELEKPESNARAIILAECERALSEDRSEAIVLGCAGMADLAHYLEERLQVPVIDGVVAGVKFAEAIVGMGLKTSKRGDLAYPLPKTYRGKLAGYAPDTRLASTEKSRKVS
- a CDS encoding AraC family transcriptional regulator, encoding MLMEEASVLRVPLSDHVLFQSNDLDCARERVAQKFCNHRLDIIGERKAFRVTHNHAPGEMISLNYISYGADVLIDPGELGDFYLIQMPISGAATVRNGTREFLTDRSVASVLNADLATRMKWWQGCAQLLVQVRKAPLHAFAMRVLDRDISGPLIFDPLIDFSRPEMQAWRRLANSLFHAADAKTPLHGPGLHNVLHEQHLLELFLRNQPNNMSLFFNEHRPGAAPRHLKRAEEFIRANVAAPIGLHEIAEAAGVAPRTLQLAYRNAFGISPIRALTRERMRRARFDLVAGEASVTDVALKWGFTHFGRFAAEYRHEFGELPRETRKASALPQ
- a CDS encoding cupin domain-containing protein; protein product: MSNELAKGITRQGTGYAGKTWNILGQVYFPKAVCDATFAFETNSEPGQFVPVHIHPNQEEFILVQEGELDLKLDGEWVKAKAGDLVRMPRGIPHGYFNKSDKPTKALFWVSPAGMLEELFNRLDNLADPAEVVKVSAQHEVNFLPPEAND